Genomic segment of Parageobacillus genomosp. 1:
GCGCCCGCCTGCAAGTACGCTTCATGAATGCGCTCGATCACATGTGGGGCGGTGAGCGTCAAATATTCGTTGCATCCTTCGTATGGTTCGCCGCCGAAATCGTCGGCCGAGAGCTTTGCATTTTGAATCATCGTTCCCATTGCGCCGTCAATGATGAGAATCTTTTTGGCAAGTTGTTGCTCGAGTGTTGTGTTAGCCATGGAGTACCTTCCTTTCTTGCGCGGCTTTTTCTTTTTCGTGAACATAGCGGACGAGTTCGACCGTCATTTCATAGCGTAAAAACGGCGTAATGAGGTAGATGCCGTTAAATAAGTCAAAAGCGGTGTCAATGAGCGATTTGGCGATCGCAATTCCTTCGCGCGCTGATTGCACTGGGTCGTTGCCGCATGCCGCCATGCGCGCGCGGATTTCTTCCGACAGCGTGATGCCCGGTACTTCATGGTGAAGGAAATCGGCGTTGCGCGCGCTCACTAGCGGCATAATGCCGATGTAAATAGGCGTCTCAAGATGTTTCGTCGCTTCGTACACTTCCTCGATTTGCCGTTCGGAATAAAGCGGCTGGGTAATAAAATAGTGGGCGCCGCATTGAATTTTTTTCTCCAGGCGCTCTACGGCCTTATCCAAATGGCGGACGTTCGGGTTAAAGGCCGCGGCGATCGAAAAATTCGTTTTTTGCCCGAGCGGTTTTCCCGAATACGAGAGCCCTTCATTAAACTGGCGAATGAGCCGAATCAAGTCAAACGACGATAAGTCGTAGACCGATGTCGCTCCAGGAAAATCGCCGATTTTCGATGGGTCGCCGGTAATGGCGAGCACATCGGTGATGCCGAGCGTATGCAAGCCCATTAGGTGCGACTGCAGCCCGATCAAGTTACGGTCGCGGCAGGTAATATGAATAAGCGGACGGATGCCAAGCTGCTCTTTGACGATGGAGCCGAGCGCCATGTTGCTGATTCGTGGGGTAGCCAGCGAGTTGTCAGCCAGTGTCAGCGCATCAATATTTGCTTCTTTCAACGCTTTGGCGCCCTCTAGAAATTTGGTAAGCCCTAATTTTTTCGGTGGATCGAGCTCGACGATCACCGAACGACGCTCGCGAACGATGTCTTGCAGCGGCGGCGTTGTGTTTGGTTCGTTCATTTGGATGGAAATTGGAACATGACGTTGTTTAACGACTTTTTCTTTAATTGGTGTTCGATCCACTAAGGCGTTTGCCATCGCTTCGATATGTTTTGGCGTCGTGCCGCAGCATCCGCCAATCAGGCGCACGCCTTGCTCACGGAAGGCGAGCGCTGTTTCTTTAAAATAATCGGTGTTTGTTTCATAGACAAGCCGCCCGTCGCGATAATCCGGCAGGCTTGCGTTCGGATACGCAGAGAGAAACGCTCTATTTGGCAGCGGCACTTCCTCCAGCGAACGGATCATATGGTACGGGCCGAGACGGCAGTTTAGACCGACGACATCAGCTCCCAACTGCTCCAAGCGCGCCAATGCTTCGGCAAGCGGAGTGCCGTCTTGCAAGACGCCGACTTCGTGGAGGGAGACGTGCGCGATAATCGGCTTATCCGTTTCTTTGCGCGCGATCGCAAGCACTGTCTCTAATTCTTCTAAATCGTAATACGTTTCGAGCAACAAGCCGTCGACGTCCTCGTTTAACAGCACAAACAATTGTTCGCGAAACGTCCGCTTTACCTCTTCGATGGAAACGGCGCTTTTATTGATGCTGCGCAACCCGCCGATCGTCCCAAGCACGTAGGCTTTATTTTTGGCCGCCTGTTTGGCGAGCCTTACCGCCGCGCGGTTAATCGCCGGCACCTCGTCTGCGAGTCCATAACGGGAGAGTTTGACG
This window contains:
- a CDS encoding bifunctional homocysteine S-methyltransferase/methylenetetrahydrofolate reductase, with the protein product MGLLQDLKERILIADGAMGTLLYSHGVDRCFEELNLSKPEDIIHIHEAYIAAGAEVIQTNTYGANYVKLSRYGLADEVPAINRAAVRLAKQAAKNKAYVLGTIGGLRSINKSAVSIEEVKRTFREQLFVLLNEDVDGLLLETYYDLEELETVLAIARKETDKPIIAHVSLHEVGVLQDGTPLAEALARLEQLGADVVGLNCRLGPYHMIRSLEEVPLPNRAFLSAYPNASLPDYRDGRLVYETNTDYFKETALAFREQGVRLIGGCCGTTPKHIEAMANALVDRTPIKEKVVKQRHVPISIQMNEPNTTPPLQDIVRERRSVIVELDPPKKLGLTKFLEGAKALKEANIDALTLADNSLATPRISNMALGSIVKEQLGIRPLIHITCRDRNLIGLQSHLMGLHTLGITDVLAITGDPSKIGDFPGATSVYDLSSFDLIRLIRQFNEGLSYSGKPLGQKTNFSIAAAFNPNVRHLDKAVERLEKKIQCGAHYFITQPLYSERQIEEVYEATKHLETPIYIGIMPLVSARNADFLHHEVPGITLSEEIRARMAACGNDPVQSAREGIAIAKSLIDTAFDLFNGIYLITPFLRYEMTVELVRYVHEKEKAAQERKVLHG